A stretch of the Medicago truncatula cultivar Jemalong A17 chromosome 5, MtrunA17r5.0-ANR, whole genome shotgun sequence genome encodes the following:
- the LOC11424087 gene encoding protein FD, whose product MEEVWKDINLSSLNDQNTRPMIMSTRNSTFGGGVILQDFLTRPLTLDPTKSLDYSSNNSSSSVASDQNNNNASFYCPISTTPPPLVTALSLNSRPDFLYDPLIRHNKHNNSQLLLQQQQHNIGVSNVSPCFVNASPCDQNVGVPASSSFTCFGKRFGEAPDISPGERRNKRMIKNRESAARSRARKQAYTNELEQKVQLLQEENARLRRQQQELWEAESGGQQKKKSSLYRTSSF is encoded by the exons ATGGAAGAAGTTTGGAAAGACATAAACCTGTCTTCATTGAATGACCAAAACACACGACCCATGATAATGAGTACTCGTAATTCCACTTTTGGTGGTGGTGTTATCCTTCAAGACTTTCTCACTCGACCCCTTACTTTAGACCCAACAAAAAGCTTAGATTATTCTTCTAATAATTCATCTTCTTCTGTTGCTTCAgatcaaaataacaataatgCCTCATTTTATTGCCCTATCTCTACGACCCCACCACCTCTTGTCACTGCTCTTAGTTTGAACTCTCGTCCTGATTTTCTCTATGACCCTCTTATCAGACACAACAAGCATAATAATTCTCAGTTACTACTTCAACAGCAACAACATAACATTGGTGTATCGAATGTTTCTCCTTGTTTCGTAAATGCTTCACCGTGTGATCAGAATGTGGGTGTTCCTGCATCTAGTTCTTTCACTTGTTTTGGAAAGAGATTTGGTGAAGCACCTGATATTAGCCCCGGTGAAAGGAGAAATAAGAGGATGATCAAGAATCGGGAATCTGCTGCACGGTCACGAGCTAGAAAACAG GCTTACACCAATGAACTAGAGCAGAAAGTTCAATTATTGCAGGAAGAGAATGCAAGACTTAGAAGACAGCAACAAGAG TTATGGGAAGCAGAAAGTGGTGGTCAGCAAAAGAAAAAGAGTAGCTTATATCGAACATCATCCTTTTGA